One window from the genome of Cryobacterium sp. GrIS_2_6 encodes:
- the folE gene encoding GTP cyclohydrolase I FolE produces the protein MAVDRARIQGLVSELLAAIGDDPNRPGLADTPRRVAQSYGEFFAGLGTDPLDLLRDTIPVGLTTGELVLVRDLDFRSVCEHHLLPFLGRAHIAYLPGEKVVGLGRLPALVDCLAARPQVQERLTEEIAEALQTGLAPRGILVVLDAVHGCVTMRGPRQVNSSTVTLAVRGELAEPARRAEVMALIGAGS, from the coding sequence GTGGCAGTCGACAGGGCCCGAATCCAGGGTCTCGTCTCGGAGCTCCTCGCGGCGATCGGCGACGATCCGAACCGGCCGGGACTCGCCGACACGCCGCGTCGCGTCGCCCAGTCCTACGGGGAGTTCTTCGCCGGGCTCGGCACGGACCCGCTCGACCTGCTGCGCGACACCATCCCGGTCGGCCTGACCACGGGCGAGCTCGTGCTCGTGCGCGACCTCGACTTCCGGTCGGTCTGCGAGCATCATCTGCTCCCGTTCCTCGGCCGCGCGCACATCGCCTACCTGCCCGGCGAGAAGGTTGTCGGCCTCGGCCGGCTGCCTGCCCTCGTCGACTGCCTCGCCGCCCGCCCCCAGGTGCAGGAACGCCTGACCGAGGAGATCGCGGAGGCGCTCCAGACCGGTCTGGCGCCCCGCGGCATCCTCGTCGTGCTCGACGCCGTGCACGGGTGTGTCACGATGCGCGGCCCCCGCCAGGTCAACAGCTCGACGGTCACACTCGCCGTGCGCGGCGAACTCGCCGAACCGGCCCGCCGCGCCGAAGTGATGGCCCTGATCGGCGCTGGCTCATGA